The Microbacterium foliorum genome has a window encoding:
- a CDS encoding glycoside hydrolase family 35 protein: MTSFSIGETDFLRAGLPHRVISGAIHYFRVHPDQWQDRIRKARLMGLNTIETYVAWNAHEPRRGEWDATGWNDLGRFLDLIQAEGMDAIVRPGPYICAEWHNGGLPNWLTAGERELRSSEPTYLAEVSDYLRRVYEIVAPRQIDRGGSVVLVQIENEYGAYGSDKAYLQALVALTREAGITVPLTTVDQPTDQMLADGSLPELHKTGSFGSRSAERLATLRAHQPTGPLMCSEFWDGWFDWWGGVHHTTDVEAAASDLDELLAAGASVNIYMFHGGTNFGLTNGANHKGRYLPIVTSYDYDAPLDEAGNPTAKFFAFRDVIAKYAPVPDERPPAATTSPAFSVPLVPAGAWTDAVVDTSVRTDSPATFDELGHLSALVRYDTELPGGRGGLLVTEEVRDLAWVSVDGQAVGTLSRARHDRALQIPAGRTLSILVEEQGRVNYDHRLGEQKGLIGTPAVDDAPLTGWRSTPLDVAEIAAEIAGRGGKPSGAPFTGPSAWVADFTLDSPADLLLDTASWSKGYAFVNGFFLGRYWRNGPQRTLFVPAPATLAGANRLVVLELEYLLSPSADFVSALALGDTEE, from the coding sequence GTGACCTCCTTCTCCATCGGCGAGACCGATTTCCTCCGCGCCGGCCTCCCCCACCGGGTGATCTCCGGTGCCATCCACTACTTCCGGGTGCACCCCGACCAGTGGCAGGACCGCATCCGCAAGGCACGCCTGATGGGGCTGAACACGATCGAGACCTACGTCGCCTGGAACGCGCACGAGCCGCGGCGGGGCGAGTGGGATGCCACGGGATGGAACGACCTCGGTCGATTCCTCGACCTCATCCAGGCCGAGGGCATGGATGCGATCGTCCGCCCCGGCCCCTACATCTGCGCCGAATGGCACAACGGCGGGCTCCCGAACTGGCTCACCGCCGGCGAGCGCGAGCTCCGCTCCTCCGAGCCCACCTACCTGGCCGAGGTGAGCGACTACCTGCGTCGCGTCTACGAGATCGTCGCTCCCCGGCAGATCGACCGCGGCGGCTCCGTCGTGCTCGTGCAGATCGAGAACGAATACGGCGCCTACGGCTCCGACAAGGCCTACCTCCAGGCTCTCGTCGCGCTGACTCGCGAGGCGGGCATCACCGTTCCGCTCACCACGGTCGACCAGCCCACCGATCAGATGCTCGCCGACGGCAGCCTGCCCGAGCTGCACAAGACCGGCTCGTTCGGTTCGCGCAGCGCCGAGCGACTCGCCACCCTGCGCGCCCACCAGCCCACCGGTCCGCTGATGTGCTCCGAGTTCTGGGACGGCTGGTTCGACTGGTGGGGCGGCGTGCACCACACCACCGATGTGGAGGCCGCGGCATCCGACCTCGACGAGCTGCTCGCCGCCGGCGCGTCGGTGAACATCTACATGTTCCACGGCGGCACGAACTTCGGACTCACCAACGGCGCCAACCACAAGGGCCGCTACCTGCCGATCGTCACCTCGTACGACTACGACGCCCCTCTCGACGAAGCCGGGAACCCGACGGCGAAGTTCTTCGCCTTCCGCGACGTGATCGCCAAGTACGCCCCCGTCCCCGATGAGCGCCCGCCCGCCGCGACGACCTCGCCGGCATTCTCGGTGCCGCTCGTGCCTGCGGGCGCGTGGACGGATGCCGTGGTCGACACGTCCGTGCGCACCGATTCCCCGGCGACCTTCGACGAGCTCGGGCATCTGAGCGCTCTCGTCCGCTACGACACCGAGCTGCCGGGAGGCCGTGGAGGGCTTCTCGTCACCGAGGAGGTGCGCGACCTCGCCTGGGTGAGCGTCGACGGCCAGGCTGTCGGAACTCTCTCGCGCGCGCGCCATGACCGCGCGCTGCAGATTCCCGCCGGCCGCACGCTCAGCATCCTCGTCGAGGAGCAGGGTCGCGTGAACTACGACCACCGGCTCGGCGAGCAGAAGGGCCTCATCGGCACCCCCGCCGTCGACGATGCACCCCTGACCGGATGGCGCTCGACACCGCTCGACGTCGCGGAGATCGCGGCGGAGATCGCCGGCCGCGGCGGGAAGCCGTCGGGCGCTCCGTTCACCGGACCGTCCGCGTGGGTCGCGGACTTCACCCTCGACTCCCCCGCCGACCTCTTGCTCGACACCGCGTCCTGGAGCAAGGGGTACGCGTTCGTCAACGGGTTCTTCCTGGGCCGCTACTGGCGCAACGGCCCGCAGCGTACGCTCTTCGTCCCCGCACCCGCGACCCTCGCCGGAGCGAACAGGCTCGTCGTCCTCGAGCTCGAGTACCTGCTCTCCCCGTCCGCGGACTTCGTCTCGGCACTCGCTCTCGGCGACACAGAGGAATAG
- a CDS encoding ABC transporter substrate-binding protein: MKHLPSPAARRTLTVLAAGTVAALALAGCSAGSSGSGGAAGDGSFDSVEAALEKGGEITYWSWTPSAEAQVEAFEKEYPNVKVNVVNAGTNKDEYTKLQNAIKAGSGAPDVVQIEYYAFPQFTLSDAFVDLSQYGFADFEDDYTASTWNSVTEGDAIYGLPQDSGPMALFYNKAVFDAAGVAVPTTWDEYYEAAKTIHAANPDAYITNDTGDAGFATSMIWQAGGEPFAASGTDVTIDLQDDGSKKWTENWNRLVEEDLLAPYSSWSDEWFRALGDGSLATLVIGAWMPGNLITGAPDGAGDWRVAPMPTYDGTPASAENGGGGQAVTSQSKNPELAAGFLWWLNNSEDSISTFLESGGFPSTTAELSSEEFLADAPEYFGGQKINEVLAAAADDVVEGWSYLPYQVYGNSIFGDTVGQSYQNGTDLNEGLTTWQDALVEYGNSQGFAVNK, encoded by the coding sequence ATGAAGCACCTTCCCTCCCCCGCCGCCCGACGCACCCTCACGGTGCTCGCGGCCGGCACCGTCGCGGCGCTCGCGCTGGCCGGATGCAGCGCCGGCAGCTCCGGCAGCGGCGGCGCGGCCGGCGACGGCTCGTTCGACTCCGTCGAGGCCGCTCTCGAGAAGGGCGGCGAGATCACGTACTGGTCGTGGACGCCGTCTGCGGAGGCCCAGGTCGAGGCCTTCGAGAAGGAGTACCCGAATGTGAAGGTCAACGTGGTCAACGCGGGCACCAACAAGGACGAGTACACCAAGCTCCAGAACGCGATCAAGGCCGGCTCCGGCGCCCCCGACGTCGTGCAGATCGAGTACTACGCCTTCCCGCAGTTCACTCTCAGCGACGCGTTCGTCGACCTCTCGCAGTACGGCTTCGCCGACTTCGAGGACGACTACACCGCCTCGACGTGGAACTCCGTCACCGAGGGCGACGCGATCTACGGCCTGCCGCAGGACTCGGGCCCCATGGCGCTGTTCTACAACAAGGCCGTGTTCGATGCCGCCGGTGTCGCCGTGCCCACCACGTGGGACGAGTACTACGAGGCCGCCAAGACGATCCACGCGGCGAACCCCGACGCGTACATCACCAACGACACCGGCGACGCGGGCTTCGCCACCTCGATGATCTGGCAGGCGGGCGGCGAGCCGTTCGCCGCCTCCGGCACCGACGTGACGATCGATCTGCAGGACGACGGATCGAAGAAGTGGACCGAGAACTGGAACCGCCTCGTCGAGGAGGACCTGCTCGCCCCGTACAGCAGCTGGAGCGACGAGTGGTTCCGCGCTCTCGGCGACGGCAGCCTCGCGACCCTCGTGATCGGCGCCTGGATGCCCGGCAACCTCATCACCGGTGCCCCCGACGGAGCCGGCGACTGGCGCGTCGCTCCGATGCCGACCTACGACGGCACCCCGGCGTCCGCCGAGAACGGCGGCGGCGGTCAGGCCGTGACCTCGCAGAGCAAGAACCCCGAGCTCGCTGCGGGCTTCCTGTGGTGGCTGAACAACTCGGAGGACAGCATCTCGACCTTCCTCGAGTCCGGCGGGTTCCCCTCCACCACGGCCGAGCTGTCGAGCGAGGAGTTCCTGGCGGACGCCCCGGAGTACTTCGGCGGTCAGAAGATCAACGAGGTCCTCGCGGCCGCGGCCGATGACGTCGTCGAGGGCTGGAGCTACCTGCCCTACCAGGTCTACGGCAACAGCATCTTCGGAGACACCGTCGGCCAGTCGTACCAGAACGGCACGGACCTGAACGAGGGACTGACGACCTGGCAGGACGCACTGGTCGAGTACGGCAACTCGCAGGGCTTCGCCGTCAACAAGTAA
- a CDS encoding carbohydrate ABC transporter permease produces MNPRKSKILLIVMVAYALYTLIPLVWLLFSSTKTQSGLFSSFGLWFSDDFAFFDNLVATFSYQDGIFLRWLGNTLLYVVVGAGGATLLATMAGYGLAKYRFPGRRAVFAVVLGAVAVPGTALAVPTFLLFSELGLTNTPWAVIIPSLISPFGLYLIWVFASESVPTELLEAARIDGAGEFRTFFTISMRLLAPGIVTVTLFTVVATWNNYFLPLIMLSDPAWYPLTVGLNQWSAQAIGAGSQPIYNLVIMGSLLTIVPIVIAFLLLQRFWQSGLTAGSVKQ; encoded by the coding sequence ATGAATCCGCGCAAGTCGAAGATCCTGCTGATCGTGATGGTCGCCTACGCGCTGTACACGCTCATCCCGCTCGTGTGGCTGCTGTTCAGCTCGACCAAGACGCAGTCCGGACTGTTCAGCTCGTTCGGCCTGTGGTTCTCCGACGACTTCGCGTTCTTCGACAACCTCGTCGCCACATTCTCGTACCAGGACGGGATCTTCCTCCGCTGGCTCGGCAACACCCTCCTCTACGTCGTGGTGGGTGCGGGCGGGGCGACCCTGCTCGCGACCATGGCGGGCTACGGACTCGCGAAGTACCGCTTCCCCGGCCGGCGCGCCGTCTTCGCCGTCGTCCTCGGTGCCGTCGCGGTGCCCGGCACCGCCCTCGCCGTGCCGACGTTCCTGCTCTTCAGCGAGCTGGGGCTCACGAACACGCCCTGGGCGGTCATCATCCCGTCACTCATCAGTCCCTTCGGGCTGTACCTGATCTGGGTCTTCGCCTCGGAATCGGTGCCGACCGAGCTGCTCGAGGCCGCCCGTATCGACGGGGCCGGCGAGTTCCGCACGTTCTTCACCATCTCGATGCGGCTTCTCGCCCCGGGCATCGTGACCGTGACCCTGTTCACCGTGGTGGCGACCTGGAACAACTACTTCCTGCCCCTGATCATGCTCTCCGACCCCGCCTGGTATCCCCTCACCGTGGGTCTCAACCAGTGGAGCGCGCAGGCCATCGGCGCAGGTTCCCAGCCGATCTACAACCTCGTGATCATGGGCTCGCTGCTCACGATCGTCCCGATCGTCATCGCCTTCCTGCTGCTGCAGCGTTTCTGGCAGTCAGGTCTCACCGCCGGCAGCGTCAAGCAGTAG
- a CDS encoding carbohydrate ABC transporter permease, whose amino-acid sequence MTTQDSVALAAHGTRRREKRDWKGWAFVGPFMVVFALVFLTPLAYALYLSFFQEKLVGGTAFVGVDNYVRALTDPQFWEAFGRVVLFLVVQVPIMLVLALAAALALDSARLRGAAFFRILIFLPYAVPAVVAVLMWGYIYGDQFGLTSNFNDFLGSDLITPFAREWILVSIGNIVTWQFVGYNMLIFYSSLKTIPTDMYEAASLDGAGAWRTIFSIKIPNVRGALVIATIFSVIGSFQLFNEPNILRPLAPNVITTYFTPNMYAYNLSFAGQQFNYAATIAIIMGVITAVIAYVVQLRGSKSEVR is encoded by the coding sequence ATGACGACACAAGACTCCGTCGCCCTGGCGGCTCACGGCACCCGCCGGCGCGAGAAGCGCGACTGGAAGGGCTGGGCATTCGTCGGCCCCTTCATGGTCGTCTTCGCCCTGGTGTTCCTCACCCCGCTCGCGTACGCGCTCTACCTGAGCTTCTTCCAGGAGAAGCTCGTCGGCGGCACCGCCTTCGTCGGCGTCGACAACTACGTGCGCGCACTCACCGACCCCCAGTTCTGGGAGGCCTTCGGCCGCGTCGTGCTGTTCCTCGTGGTGCAGGTGCCGATCATGCTGGTCCTGGCGCTGGCCGCCGCGCTCGCCCTCGACAGCGCTCGACTCCGGGGCGCGGCGTTCTTCCGCATCCTGATCTTCCTGCCCTACGCCGTGCCCGCCGTCGTGGCCGTGCTGATGTGGGGATACATCTACGGCGACCAGTTCGGACTCACGTCGAACTTCAACGACTTCCTCGGCAGCGACCTCATCACCCCGTTCGCCAGGGAGTGGATCCTGGTCTCGATCGGCAACATCGTGACCTGGCAGTTCGTCGGCTACAACATGCTGATCTTCTACTCGTCGCTCAAGACGATCCCAACCGACATGTACGAGGCCGCGTCTCTCGACGGCGCCGGAGCCTGGCGCACGATCTTCTCGATCAAGATCCCGAACGTCCGCGGCGCGCTGGTGATCGCGACGATCTTCTCGGTCATCGGCAGCTTCCAGCTCTTCAACGAGCCCAACATCCTGCGTCCACTGGCCCCGAACGTGATCACGACGTACTTCACCCCCAACATGTACGCGTACAACCTCTCGTTCGCGGGACAGCAGTTCAACTACGCCGCGACGATCGCCATCATCATGGGCGTCATCACCGCGGTGATCGCCTACGTCGTGCAGCTGCGCGGCTCGAAGTCTGAGGTGCGCTGA
- a CDS encoding LacI family DNA-binding transcriptional regulator — MEDVAREAGVSGQTVSRVVNARGYVGAATRERVEDAMQRLGYRPNSAARALRSGRFRAIGVIMFSFSSYGNQRTLDAIAVRASQRGYALTLIPVESTARDTVAGAFRRLEEHAVDGIIIVIEAHQLDEAEVEIPDGMPVVLVDSNRADAHPFVDTDQAQGARLATEHLLDLGHATVWHVAGPAKSYSAERRRESWRQTLESRGVVAPEPLQGDWSAESGYQAGLRLRDDDGVTAVFAANDQMAIGVVRAFREAGRDIPGDVSVVGFDGLPDAAQLWPPLTTVQQHPEKVGALAVDALLAELDGEERAQTPLVGTELIVRESTAPPR, encoded by the coding sequence ATGGAGGACGTCGCGCGCGAAGCAGGTGTCTCCGGTCAGACCGTCTCACGGGTCGTGAACGCCCGCGGATACGTGGGCGCGGCGACGAGGGAACGCGTCGAAGATGCCATGCAGCGGCTCGGATACCGGCCCAACAGTGCGGCCCGCGCCCTGAGGTCGGGGCGATTCCGGGCCATCGGCGTCATCATGTTCTCGTTCAGCTCGTACGGCAATCAGCGCACTCTCGACGCGATCGCGGTGCGCGCCTCGCAGAGGGGCTACGCGCTGACGTTGATCCCCGTGGAATCGACGGCGAGGGACACCGTCGCCGGAGCATTCCGTCGACTCGAAGAGCACGCTGTCGACGGCATCATCATCGTGATCGAGGCGCATCAGCTCGATGAGGCCGAGGTCGAGATCCCGGACGGGATGCCCGTGGTGCTGGTCGACTCGAACCGCGCCGACGCGCATCCCTTCGTCGACACCGATCAGGCCCAGGGCGCGCGTCTCGCCACCGAGCATCTGCTCGACCTCGGACACGCGACCGTCTGGCACGTGGCGGGGCCCGCGAAGTCGTACTCCGCCGAGCGTCGCCGGGAGTCGTGGCGCCAGACGCTCGAATCACGCGGCGTCGTGGCACCCGAGCCGCTGCAGGGCGACTGGTCGGCGGAATCGGGATACCAGGCGGGTCTCCGCCTGCGCGACGACGACGGGGTCACCGCCGTGTTCGCCGCGAACGACCAGATGGCGATCGGTGTCGTCCGGGCGTTCCGCGAGGCGGGACGCGACATCCCCGGCGATGTCAGCGTTGTCGGGTTCGACGGTCTGCCCGATGCCGCCCAGCTCTGGCCGCCGCTGACCACCGTGCAGCAGCACCCCGAGAAGGTCGGCGCGCTGGCCGTCGACGCGCTGCTCGCCGAGCTCGACGGGGAAGAGCGCGCGCAGACCCCGCTCGTGGGCACCGAGCTCATCGTGCGCGAGAGCACCGCGCCGCCGCGCTAG